Genomic DNA from Telopea speciosissima isolate NSW1024214 ecotype Mountain lineage chromosome 2, Tspe_v1, whole genome shotgun sequence:
TGGGTGTTACCCCTACTTTGTTAGTGTGTTTCTTCATCATGTCTAGGATCAATGGATCTAGTGATCTACAGAGGTTGTTTCGAGTAGTGCTCCTACTCAAGtgttttttgaaaacccaaataCCCAGATTTCCATTGTgtagttggacaataccaactacttggactggGCACATTTTGTGAAGCTTTCCCTCAGGTGTAGGCGGAAGCTAGGGTATGTTACAGGTACCATAAAAGCCCCCAACCCAAATGATCCAACGTATCCaaaatgggagactgaaaactCTACGGTTATGACTTGGCTTATCTTCTctatgaagcctgagattgggagTAGATTTATAAGAAAGAAAACTGCCAAGGATATTTGGGTAGTGTTTCCAAAACTTTTGACCGAGTTGGTGACTTGGCTAAGGTGTATCAACTTCTCTAGAAAATCATTACAATGAAGCAAGGGGAGACCTATTTCTGAATTTTATAATACTGTCATTGGTCTCTAGGAAGGGTATGATCAATATAGGGATGCCCAACTATCCAACCCGGAAGATGAAGCTAAAGTTTACCGAACCCTTGAGAAGGAGCGTGTTTAGACCTGCTTTTCATAggagttgttccaagctgggtctaggtgatttgtatgctccagcttgagggggggagtgttgaagtgtATCGAGCTCATAGGGAGAAGAtaatctcgattagaatattccATTATTCTGATTGAGATTCCCCTCCTTATGTGTCTCTCctattttggttttagttaGAGTCTCTTGGTCCTAGTTTGAGTCAGTCTCCTAGTCCTAGTTCTAATTCTtggttttatttctgttttcctattgtaactcgGATTCCTAATATGGTTAGGAATCCCCCTTTGGCTGTAATCAATTACGTATAAACACAAACAGTTTGAGGGAGGCTGACAAGTTCAATCCTCCTTGAcagctctcctctcttctcccatttcttctctcggttctggttttctagTAGTGCTTTCTGTTACAGTATGTATACTGTACCCCTTAGATTTGCGTGGCATAACTTATATTGGTCAAAATACCAGTGCGATGCACTATTTGCTTGTTTCAAAACCATAAAAGCACATTGGATGATCTTATTTGGTTTCCAATAATTCCCAGATGTAAATTTATGCTTAAATGCACATCCACTAAAGTTACAGTGCAAATGCCAAAGTATTTCTCATATTTCccaatatttcaaaaaaaatttgccaGATTTCAGCCCATTTGCACATTTTGATGAACTATTTTAGTGTGGGTCATGTGGAAAATGTTCTATTATTCAAAATTTGGAACACTGCTTGATTCTTCTCAACACTTCTTCCTGTGCATCCTCTGCAATATGTTATTCACGCAAAATTTATACTTGTGCAGGTGGGCTCTGGCTTATGCAGGTTTCTCCCTCGTCCAAATTTACGGGACAAACCTCTTTGATGCAATTGACTCTCAATCAAAATTTAATGGGCATGTTTTGGCTGCATCTCAGGCAGCTGGAAGCCTGGGGGCAATCTGTGCTGTTTATATTGAGCAGTATACTATCAAATCTGGAGTGGTCATCTATGTAATTGGATCAGCAGTCATGTGCATTGTTTGTTTAGGCATGGGATTGTTGGCCAAGATTTGGGTTGCTTACTTGTTGTATGTAGTGATTTCTGGCATCTACCAGACTCTGACATGTCTTGTCAGTGTGCATTGTGGGCGGCTTCTATCCAATGGGAAGtttatccttctcttctctgtcaATAACTTTGTGGGACTTCTCCTTGAGACGTTGCTACAAGCAGCACTTGTAAGTAATGATGTTTTCTTTAGTTATTAAATTATCTGATGCCAGTTAGCTTCATTATTCTCATTGGACATACCCAGCCATGCCACCCACATAGCATACTGAATTATGGATCTAGATTTTCAATCAATAGGCACAAAGAAGCATTTTTCAAAATTAGATTTACCGAATTTCGATCACTGCCTGATGTACCAATTTCTCAGCTACTGTTAAGGTTTAAAGGGTGATATCTtccaatcaattttttttttttggtcaaaattcTGCCAAAGATGCCTCACTAGTTTAACAGTTCATATTGATAGTATGCTATGATCCAATTAATTGGTGACCtcactaagagagagagagagagagaataaatatCCCTGTACAATAAATTTCCTTCCTGTACAGGAATATTTCCTATTAGTTTATCAAAATTATTGGCTAGCAGAAATAAAGATGTGTTGAACTGAAGCTATGGGGATATATCTTTTCAGTTTTATTGATCTGTTTGGGTTGTGAAATCTTCATGTTGGGCATTTCAGGAAATCTCAAGGCTGTCTATTTCCACACAGTATGTCTGCTTTGCCGGATTTTTCCTCCTTGCAACCGTAATCTTCATTGTCCTTCCCTTTGCTGATGATGATGGGAAAAGTAAGAATGATTCTTCTTTGACATCAAATGATGAACCTGAACCTTTGATCTTAGAGACCAGATGATAATCATTATTTTGATTAAAAGTCGAAATTGAGGTTAATTAGTTTTCAAATTAGATAATTTGTATGTGTATATTCTGATACAAATGAGAATTGTAATTTATACATGTCTTTGTGGTTCCTTCTGAAGATAGCTTAATATCCATTTCCGTAACTGTATCATTAACAAAGCATAATTATCAGTCAACTTGTTCCCCACctctccttttttccccctAGATTATTATGCTTGTGAAGATGCAGAACTAGCAAAAAAgagaagttttttattttttttcttggagcACATGTGGGATGGGCCAGACATATACAAGAGTGGACCTGACGaatgtatattgttcttggtgCATACACAATGGAGCTACCATGTAACATGGTAAATAAAATGGAACTTTTAACCTAGAGTGCAATTTGCTCTTAAAGGGAAAAGGCTCTGTTTTGTGATGGAAGATCCCAGTCCATTGTAGCTTACACAGGGCCATAAGGTCCTGGCTGTGTCTTTGTAATGCATTTAAGTGTCTCTCAAAACAGATTTAACGATGTTCATTGATAATGGAAAATTCTAAACAGATTTAAAGGCTTCAAAGTATCTTATGATAAACCTGTTTATTTCTTTGTTGCCATATTGAGTTAAATAAATATCTTTGCAAAAATTTCTTAAATTTGTAGTTTGGAGATGTTTTGAAATTGGAGAAATGGTCCTACAGTAGGGATTTCATTGGTGAAGGGTCCCAATTTTTCAGCCCTAACCTCTTGCCAGTCCAAAACGTGATTGCTGATTCATAATTTCAGAATAGATAGTGAAAGGTCTTTATCCATTGCCATCCTTCTTCAAAACATATTGTTTCAAGGGCCAGCTGGTGCCTTCCACAAAAGATGCCACAAAGTTGGTCAGGTTGGTATCACCTAGGTGGCTCTTCATTTTGTTGTTAAATGAACGATACAGCTTTGACAGTGACATTTATATTGTTATTCCTCGTGATGGGGCTacgggaggaggaggaggtggggaGGGAGTTGTAGAAGAAGTGTTGGATTGATTCAATACGGAATCTCAGATCTCTATAGACGACTTAAGATCGTGAACGTAGTTCACTAATCAGGCGAAGGATGTAGGACAATACCGCGATAGTGTTTCAGGCAGGAGGGAGATTTTTTAGCCTGGCGCTTTTGAAGATATATTGAAGACACAAGGTGAATGGGGCTCTCAGGTCAGGATGTCTAACAAAATGCTTGGCCTCCTGTGCTGGAAGCGACACCCGAAGGGTGAGCTTCTAACAGTTAGTTTCTAGTATGTGGTCATTCTGGGCTGGAAGGAAGAAGGCAAGCAAATGCCATAAAATGAAAGATTATTTATGTCTAATTTGTTTTGACCTCAATTGATCCTCGGTACTGCTCAGAGGAGAAGCAATAGGTAGGGATGATAGGATTTGAACCAGTGAAAAATATTACCTGAAACAAAATCGCTACCAAGCTGCGGGATAAGCCGGTAAGTGATGGGGCAGCCGGTTAGGGGCCCGATTAGCTGGGATAGAGGGGTAATCTGAGGATTTTAAAataccatggaagaagaagtggaacTTTGCTTGTGTACAGaccaaggggtaaaatggatttGTATGATACAGCAGATCCGATGCTTCCAGGTTGAGcgttccaataccgtgcactaaaaccaaaaccattaATGTACCGTCCTCAGAGAGTGAGAGAAccctctcctttttctctcccttaATTAGGGGAAAGACAACGGCTCTTGtaataaatttgaaatttaaagAGTCTCCCTCCCTTAAAGTAACCGACCATCgccaactttttctttttatgaggCGCCATTCTCAACTTTTAATATAGTCTTCACTTCTGCTGTCTTGCACTTTCCATTCACTCTCTCATAAGAATCTCTCATTAGTCTCTCAAAGCTCCGAATTCCCAGATCCCAATTCAGACCAAATATGATAAAGGCTCTGAAGAAGCTCAAGGTCTGgtccaaaaagaagaagaagagaaagagtcATGTCTATCAGCCTCCTCCCCCTACATCTCATTACTGTTCTTGTTCTTATACCCAAGCCTCAGCTCCGCCTTTGCCTTCATGGCTCGACTTTGATCAGATCCGGGAAGCTGCTTCGGTATCTGCAGTGTTtcaaccatctgatttagatcCTATTACACCACAACCTCAGGTTTCATCACCCCAAACTGTTTCTGAGACTACTCCTCTATATGCTCCTATACCTGTCACcatctcttcctcctccaccttCTCCTATCAGCAATATATGGTTCAAAGTCCAGTTTATGGCGTGCCTGTTCTGCCTGAGCATCAAACAGAAAAAACTGCAGGCCTCTTTGGATGTGTGGTGAGTATCGGAACCCATCTGATTCGTTGCTTTTGCCCTTGTTTTCAGTTCCGGAGAGTAAGCCGATGATACATATTGGTAATCCCAAGGAAGATTTACTCAAGAACAGCTGCCCTTATGAGAGATCTGTACATGGCACTGAGTCAAATTTCTGCAGCTACAAGTGAAATTATAGTGGTATACAGAGTACATTACTGTCAATAAATTGTTTAGTCTTTATTTTTGTTGCTCTTATTATATCaaaacatattgaagtggaaTCATCAAGTGATCTTTGTGTTTTATAGTGAATGTTGTACATGGAAACTAGTTGGTAAGCAGGACTGAAaaggttctgttttttttttttttccttccttttttgggtAAGTAAGCAAATTTCTTGTTGCCCTTTGACAAGTAGCAGAAGAAGGTTGGCTTTCAAGGCTTAAAGGTTGAGGTTAGGGACAGAGGAAGTAATAGAGTAGAGAATGGGGAAGAAAATTGCCAACGAACATAAAAATATTACAAGAGTGAGGGAAAACTTCAATCTACTATGAATGAAAATACTCAATTCAACGAATTAGTAAAACTAGGAATTAGAAAAGAAGTAATCCATTGTTTACTACTGAAAACAGTGATCATTGAAAAGTACTAGAAATTGGATTTCCAGAGGCATCCATAAATTTCTGCTTAATTTTGGTCTTCTGTATCTCTATCGTCCTGTGGTGAGCTCACCCGTTATTGTCTCGGGCGCATTGCACCTATACTACTGAGATTATTTGACCAAAGCAACATGCCCTTTCATCATTTTATCTCAGAAGTCCAAGCTTGGGATTGAAAATTCCCAGGGACTTCACAATTTCTTGATGGAGAAGCTGTCTTGCTagattttgtttttccttttcttttgggtgCAATTGATCCTCGCCATGTTTTAATTCTGAAGGATTGCATTGATGTGTGGACAAGATCTTCACGTTTATCCGCAGTAACCAAACAAAACTGCAACAGGCATGAACATATTCACTCACTCACTAAGTACTTTTATGTTGTAAGCAGGTCGAATCGTTGcaaggggcatttttgtttATCTTGTTCATCCTGCTTGTACCATATTGACTACTAATCCATGAACCGTTGAACACGAAACATAGTCTAAAAGATACAATGAGTGATGAGCACCATTTAACCCATTAATCGTTTAGCAGGAGAAGGTAATCTTAAAGGATAAATTACCAAGAAAATTGATGGTCTTGTATTTCATTTCAAGCAAATATTAACGAAGAGCATCTCTTGTACAACCCAAGAGAATGTGAAGAGATCTGGCAAAGGAGAATTAAACTTCTCTTGATCAAATGTTCAAACAAAAGTATGCACATTAAGTTATCAATGACAAGATCAATGGCCACATCTAATCTTACAGGAATCATAATGAACActcctaacccccccccccccctctccctcccccaaaaaaatgctGAGATCAATAGCAGAGAGAATTGCACTAGAAGCTCACTGATAGATGAACTAAAAGCCTTCAAATAGTCGAACAACAGAGATTCAACCAATCCAGGATATTCACAACCTTTTTCTTTCCTGATGAACATTTTATTCCTTAGTGAGGTTTATAATACATAAAAGACCACTGTGGGACATTATTGCACCCAGGAGGGCTACCATACCTCCCTGATTTGCTAGACCCCAAGATGCCAGCATATGACTTTCCCAATTATAATTCCTAAGAACATAGTCAACATATTGAAATAAACACACAGTAAAGGTCTGCTACTAGCCAAGGGCCAGTTATCATACTCATTCAATAGAAGGAAATCAACAAAACATCCGATCTTAACACCCCATTGTTCAGAAGCTTCCTCTCTTGTTGAAAACCTTATCAAATTGCTAAGCTTTCCACTTGCTCAACTTCACAGAGGCGGCTGTTACTTCCTCCTGCAACGAAATTGTAATGAATATCCCCAATAATCCATTCTATACCGGTTCGTTTTGATTTTTCTGATCTTGCTGCATCCACATAAATGATCCTTCAGCTTTGTTGAATGCTTGAAACAAAGCTGAAGAGATCCCCTTCCATTTTCTTTGCTGCTTGGAACACAGATTCTGCAGCAACCTACTGTAGCATGACATATATCGAGTTCTATCATATACCAGATGCAAAAGATTTTGGAAACGCAAAGCCATAAATCTTGCTTACTAACTTGGTTTGATGATCAATAGATAATTGAATTATCAACAAAAATGATTAGTAGGATCAAACACCTACTTCACATTTTATCATACTGAGGACAGTTAACAGATTATTATGAAAATGGGGCAAAATTATtgttttgggggagggggtggacAAAAAAACAGAACACCTGATCTTACAGTTTGGAAACTAAATTCAAAAGGTGAAATCATCAAAAATCTGAGCATCGACCGCCACGCTCCCAGTCACCATATCGGGTTGGCTCTGGTCCTCTTGGCCCTCCAATTTCACCAGTCTCTTTGTTTATATcagggtcatcaccatcatcatatTCTTCTTCATTTGCTTCTCCTGAAGTATCAGGGTTTTCAAGGTTATCTTCCGCTCCTGAAAGATGTGCATggatcctttcttcttcttttgcaggtttagggttttcttgatGCTGCTGCAGTCCTGAAAAGCTGATGAATCTCCTCCCTGAATAAGCTGAAGAGGAGAGAATAAAGCGTTCAGATTGAGCAACCTCTAACCCCAGCTTGGGTATGGAAGTTTCAATCAATGAGGATAATAGGCGATGAAGAGAATTGGCCATCTCCCTTCTGTTAAAAGAAGCCATTGTCAGTTGTGAGACTCTTGAATGAAAATTGGAATAACAAAATACAGAACAAGGGTTAAGGAATGCATATATTTGATTCTTGATTTCTAAGAACATAAACATGAAATACAGATTGAATATGAATAAGTAAGCCATTTACCCAGTCATAAAACATGGGGGAATTGAAACGTTTTACGTATGTTTAGGagactcccaaaaaaaaaaaatccaggcAAGAACATGTATTTGTATATTTTAAAACGATTCTAATCGGAATGTATTTCCGTGGTGGCACTCCGAAGGCTCCATCTGATAATCTCTAAGAACCCATCACCATGtttaaaaggaataaaattcCAGGCAAGAACGTACTTGCTTGCCCATAATCTTAATATGCATATCAAGAACCGTATAGAAAACCCTAGAAACGCCATCAGAGAACACAAAGCAATTGTTTCTCAATCCGCACGATATCTGATTAGAAGAAGACGCATGATAGCTGGAGGGGAGATCTAGGGTTCCAATTATAAGCGCAGAGTACTGGATGGGACAAAAAATTCTACATGTAGAGTTTTAACACGAAACAAAAACATTGATAGAATCAGTCATCGTGGCAGTTCCGTTAAATGATCGATGGTTACAGCTCGCTTCAGGTGGAAAACGAGAAACCGATGTGAAATAAGGGGAGCCAAGAGAGTATGCACCTGTGAGAGAACGAGATTGATGGAGGAGCTCTGAAACCGATTTGATCGTCGGGCGGAGGATAGAGGCGAGTTGCAGGGGAAGGGGACAGACCGACAGAGGGGTTGCGAACGGAGGGGGGAATAGAAGGtaatccaaaattaaaaaatacgAGGGTGGAAAAGAGAAATGGAAATTtatatttctaaaaaaattattattattattaatttttttgatagaaagaaaaattaattcTAAGCGAAGGGAACTTGAATACTTATAAGATGGgataaatgaaaagaagaaaaaaaaacgttGCTGGTCATGTGgcccctgcgcctagacacatggggggaGCATGTGTAATTATTGCCCCACCCCCTCtcgtaaaataaaaaaatcccaccAATGTTGATGCACACATGTTTTTATTGGGCCTTGTGCTGGTGCAGTGGCTATGCGATTAAGTAATGGTCTCTTGCCTGAAAATTATAGTAACCTTCCCTATTGTAAAACCAATGACGTGATAAAATGTTATTCAAAAAAAATGTTGGAAGAGCTCAAGCTACAATCGAAGAATCTTAGCATGAATCCTTAATTTGTGATGTAATCACACCACTCACACCCTTTAAGTTTCGGATCACAAAAGAAACCTATGATGATGTGGTTGCACCCTTAAGATTTGGATCACAAAggaaccctcaaaatcattcaaACTTATCTtgcttaagaaaaaaaaatggttgggAGTGTGGCTCTGTGCTAGCGCACGCGGAAGCTGATACAAGGATGAGATTTCTGACTTTAATggggggtggggcagtcatttcataCTATCTTGTGTTTCAATTCTTTAGAAACACAGACACTGGCTATATACGAAGCATATTTTCTGATCTATGAAATAATGAATAGCTCGGTCTTTAGCAACGAAGCCAAGAGCATATCTAACCTGAAAGAATTCAATGTAGAGGGAAATTGAGAGAACATTGTCAGGTTTGTGGATGAAAAGAGatataaaatcagatttaaaaatgcattcttgacctaaaatctattaaaaaaatgcataccaatCACAACTTTGATCTACGCACCTAATCCTTGAGTTTTGAAGTAGGTCCAAATCATTTTATCTACCTTATGACAGGTTTCAGTAAAGTCACCAATAATAGTAAATGCAACATCTggaaatcaagaagaaaattaGAGAGCAACTTAAAATtaacaaatacaaccaaaatGGCTTTCTGAATGATTTTGTTGCGGAGCATAAATAAAGAAAGCTGGTATTGCACCAAGAGTTGGCATATCTGTCCATTGAGTAAAGAAATTGTGTTCCAACCTCAACCATCCACATCGACCAATAGAAACCCCCAGAgtctgattttgatttcaatcCATTCCTGCAACCCGGCCTCTTTTGAGTAACTTATTATTCAGGTATATTATGTCAAATTTTGGACTCAAATTTAATCAAGTATCTTCCTCGTATGTCCATGCATCTTCGTATTTGTCAGTCATCCATTTATATGTTGTCATACACTTTTTTCGTGATCTTTAATTTTCAAGTGTTGATTTAACCACTTTATCAATTCCAAATGAGATGAACTCGATTTGTGAGTAAGAGACCTTAGGGTTTACCTATTCAGAAGACTAGAATCTCATTTAAGAAAAATTTAACTTGGGGTGGTCCATGAGgtggtgtcacacccccatccctgcaGCACGGGAAATGCAacggagcatacaactacgctctccaaccaccgAGAATCAGCGATGCAGatcccaagactaactcattcacaactgacggataataggtaaaaaggaaaggattaatattaataacatcgagttagCAAAAGCTAGGtgataacatataaaatattatctattcaagtttaccccttcaagtacaattcgttctaatcgggacttatgtattacctactatataaataatacatctatcatgaaaggaatcaaaagaatacacctataattcaaaatgactaatcaagtgcatcaaaagatggccacagGCCATAAGTCTGTCCGCAAGGAACACATCGCAAAGAACActggtccatgctccacgatctcggagcccaccaatcaacgtaaccagcctcggGAGTCTCGTACTCTGTGCCACTCGCTCCGAATGtactgcatcaactaaaaatatgtttcctcgagagTGAGCTCcatgagcccaatgagtggctaagccacacaaacatacacaataataataatgaatggggttttgcaaaccatacatgatggacggataccaaggtgtcccataccaccaaggtagccgtcacatcacatacaattacaatcatgctacatgaatgaatgatgatgtatagttttattgttatccacctaacacacaactaagtcggtatagtactatagcaacaccttaggtagcatcccgacatcggtaccataaacggatggtatccggcgatgacaaaccagTCGTGGAAGCTTCTTTGTCtaggtctccaccaagagatatcgcaaaccccaagtcaaatcccgtctgGCGTttggcccaaaatacggttggctgcgataaaataaataatatcgcaagacaagaatgtaaagtcctatcaacatctaaacatttatatcgtcttatatcttaccaataattatatattatagcacacatgcatgaatggcattcgcaagacacgacacacaaacattccataaattaagacgtttgcttaactcactcaccttgattctcggtCAATCGTCAGtgacggagctcttcaaatcggcgttcgatgccaagtacacatTGTCCACACGTACTAATACCCCGAGCCGGTcggtcaacctaaagagagtgtacaacgtggggagagattagtgccttagggctagaagagttgggccccataagttatcaaacaaggctaaaataggggaccagCACATACaagaaggctatatcatgtgctgtccctctcggactttcccactggcgagatctaggttctcgggtGCACTTGCATGTgtctgtccatgtgcctgtctctctcggacctcccaccagatctttctcggggcggcacttgcatgtgctgtccatgtactgtccctctcggacctcccaccgcagATCTTTCTCGGGACGGCACTTgtatgtgcctgtccatgtgcctgtccctctcggacctcccatgGCGGATCGCGAGGATCGGCACTTggtggcacttgcatgtgcctgtccatgtgcctgtccctctcggacttctcaccgcagatctagtttctcgagtgcgcacttgcatgtgcctgtccacgtgCGATCTTGCtattcatgccattccgagaatggttttgcagccccaaagtcttgggctaaaatggagtattcttaggggtttttaggggtctctttggccatgagaacaaccccaaccaaggtgccatagcacacacccaacatgggtttgtaaaccccatgatcgattaggttttcctccattaaaatacatatggaaaggaaactcatgggtttgggtattggggttttgaaagggcctttaatcaatgttatttaacaacccacaaaccacacctctatggtcttccatgagggttggtaaaacccataaatggaggtgaatccccaacttagggttcataaatggagaaagggtgaaagggggttcaaggtaggattaggtgtctttataactaagcttcaaagattagccattaatggcctttccattagggtagatgaagcactcatggctcataagtccaaaccctaggtctataaattaggaagtgagagagagagagagagaatgctcaccaatgtaggagagcaagcttgggttccacctctcttccttcttcttcttcttctttcattccttcttccttcttgttcttcttctttttcttcttctttttcttcttcttctttctttccttctctcctttcctctctacgatttaggttttctattgtgaggtgaatagtggattgacccctatttacctcactttaggcttaagtcatgtttggttgtcttaggtctttaggtccattttaagttattgggcccattatactactaggcccataatatgattagaaggaaCATCAAGTCCTAAGCCTATTttagtatttatactcatgagttattaggatattaacttactcccaatcatccgTAAGTGGGAACGGGTACACGGGCAGGGCGGCGGATCCTCGAAATaaggaaatgctaggaatgcaccctcgaagacaaactttccctatctctgtcgatgtacctatcctcgcGACTTCTCCAGTCACGGTCAataatcttgtgggatggcttgagtatcatggtccaCAGTTCACAGCGTAAtccgctcccggttctacataaaaggttcaaaccaggaCGGTGGTGGACCGAGTTTTAAATcaggttttgggcacggatttaacaggTGGTCCACTTGGCATGGACCAGCCCTTTCCTCTTCCTTGGCTCCAAATGTCCATATCCTACTTTGCAGGTTTAACTGTTAGACAGTATAATGCAGAAAGGATTCTTACCGTCTTCATGAACTACATTGATTGCATATCcgggtactctctctctctcaactcagaaccccaaaccaaaccagaaGAAATACACAACTAATAAACTTCCAATCCTTATAATTTGATAAATTCTCAAAGAGGGTTGGAGGGGACATTAGATTGAATCATATATCTTCAGACATATTTAACATTGGCAGCTCTACTTAACCCACAAGTTCTTTAGAGATCTGAGTTAGTTAGAATTAGGTGTTCAAATTTGGCCTTGTCGGCCTGAACctgaacagggtctgggctgagatacaTGGCCCTGAGGACGGGTCATGGCTGGCAATGTCACACATAtatgttatataatatattatatacagAGATAAtgagtgataatatattttattatattattattttatataaaattgatcattttcttCCCGACCCAGTCCAACTCAGTCTaatccatgcatctctcccttctcccactccatgatcagggccaatcaaggtcaacctggcccgaccctgagggccgGTCAAGATTAGATTTTCcaggccctaagtcagggtcggaccgggcctgggcccaactaaggagATTTAAgattgggttgggattttaaaaAGCCAGGCCCAACCTCACCCTGTTACAATCCTAGTTATAGTACCTATAAAGTTACATTTAGTGAGGGTAATTACTTCTACTAAGAAGAGGAATAGTAAACTATATGCTCATTAGTATTggttaaaaatctgaaaattcttCTTTGTGTTTGCGATGATAT
This window encodes:
- the LOC122651185 gene encoding succinate dehydrogenase assembly factor 4, mitochondrial, producing MASFNRREMANSLHRLLSSLIETSIPKLGLEVAQSERFILSSSAYSGRRFISFSGLQQHQENPKPAKEEERIHAHLSGAEDNLENPDTSGEANEEEYDDGDDPDINKETGEIGGPRGPEPTRYGDWERGGRCSDF
- the LOC122652155 gene encoding thiamine transporter 1-like isoform X2, producing MLFSYFIIWCGQSLLAVQIIQITYGFGAAARMAFSSYMFLLVPEEEYQRMTSLTTTTSLLSFVLASELSQLLALVKFSYSIFLGLTLTSLGICCVTAFLLPKDCPSSLIYSSVTASRVQNEGWIRLLEETWKGRNLQILSLWWALAYAGFSLVQIYGTNLFDAIDSQSKFNGHVLAASQAAGSLGAICAVYIEQYTIKSGVVIYVIGSAVMCIVCLGMGLLAKIWVAYLLYVVISGIYQTLTCLVSVHCGRLLSNGKFILLFSVNNFVGLLLETLLQAALEISRLSISTQYVCFAGFFLLATVIFIVLPFADDDGKSKNDSSLTSNDEPEPLILETR